The Francisella hispaniensis FSC454 genome includes the window AAATATCGTGTTTTATAAATTTGACTTTAGCTGTTTTTCCATGAACTATTTCATTAGCATGAGAGACTATACCACCATATGCTTCTATTATAGCTTGATGTCCTAGACAAATTCCTATAATAGGAATTTTGCCTTTAAGTATCGAGATTAGATCTACTATACATCCTGCACTTGCTGGATTACCAGGACCTGGAGATATAACAACTATTGGGTTTTCTACTGAGTTTATTTTATCTAATAAAACATCTAAATATAAATTATTTCTAAAGACTTCAACGTGATTACCCAAAACTCTAAACTCATCAACTAAGTTATAAGAAAATGAATCAAAATTATCTATAAATATAATATTAGCCATTAACTACACTCCATGTACATTTTTGATAGCTGATATTACAGCTTGTGCCTTTGTTCTAGTTTCATCAGCTTCTGCTATAGGTATAGAATCCAAAACTACGCCTGCACCCGCTTGAATTTCAGCAATTTGATCTTCTACATAAGCAGAACGTATAACTATACAACTATCTAAATCACCATAACCATTAAAATAACCTATAGCTCCACCATACCCACCTCTAGTATGTTTTTCAACTTCTGATATTAGCTGCATCGCTTTTATCTTTGGTGCACCTGTTAATGTACCCATATTCATAGAAGCTTGATAAGCATGCAAAGCATCTAAATCATCAGCAAGCTGACCTACCACTCTAGATACTAAGTGCATAACATGACTATATCTATCAACCTTTAGAAGATCTGCAACATAGCGAGTACCAGTTTTTGATATTCTTGCAACATCATTGCGAGCCAAATCTACAAGCATCATATGTTCTGCATTTTCTTTAGCATCTAATCTAAGTTCTAATTCTATTCTGCTATCTAAATCTGCGTTGATACTTCCATCAATATTCTTAGCTCTTCTACGTGTACCTGCTATAGGATATATTTCTACTTGATTAGTAGATTTTTGATACTTTAAAGCACTCTCTGGCGATGCTCCAAAAAGGATAAAATCTTCATCTTGCATATAAAACATATATGGACTAGGATTTGTGCGCTTAAGTTCTTTATAAACTTCTAAAGAATTTTGACATGGCAAAAAGAAACTTCGTGAAGGTACAACTTGGAATATATCACCATTGATAATATGTGATTTAAGCTTATCTACTATATTACAAAAATCTCTATCATTTACTGATTCTTTAGGTTCCAAATTTTTGAACTTTTCAACTTTTAACTCTATATCATTATTTATATTTTGTTTAATTGCAGCAACACTATCCTCTAAATCTGTTATTGTTTGATGACCAAAACTATTAACTTGAATAAATGTTTTCTGCTCTTGATGATCACTTACAAGTATTGTATCAGCAAGATAAAACACATAATCTGGACATTTATTCTTACGTTTTACTTTGCCTATATTTTCAAAGCTAGCAACAACATCATAAGCAAATAAGCCTGCCAAAAAAATACTAAATTCATTATATATTTCAAAACTATCTTTTATAATTCTTAAGGCATCAAAAACTGACTGTTTTTTTAATTTCTGATGTTCATTAAGCTGATAATCTTTTATTGATTTAAAAGTTAATATTAATTGTTTGTTATTATATATATATTCAACACCATCTTTGATATTTTTTTGTATTTCTTTTAGAGCATATTCACCATTTTTAGATAATGGTTTCATAAAAACTTTATTTTCAATACAAGCTATACGCAACGCACTATTAAGCACTAGGATACTTTTGAGTTTATCTTTTGTATCTATTTCTGCTGATTCTAATAAAATAGTATTTTTTTTATTTGTACATAAATTAGCAAAGCACTTATTTAAATCTTCTTGATAATCTATATTATAAATATGCGATGCTAAAAATTTTTCTGGCTCTTTAACTGACATTTATTCACCTATTTTTTTAATATTTTCACTAAATATTTCTTTTACCCTTGTAGAACAATCTTTTAAAGCATTAGAACATCTAGTTACAGTACAAATACTAATACCTATCTCTTTAGATATTTCTCTTTGAGATTTAGCTTTTCTTATAAGTTCTTTGGTTAAAAGAACTCTTTTACTTAATTGTTCTTTCTCTTCTTTAGTTAATAAAAAATCACAAATTATACTAATATCTTGTGAATCTGAATTTTCAGATAAAATATTAATTAATTGCTGCCAACCATTATTGTAAGTATTCATATATGAAAAATATTATTTTGTATTTATGTAATGTTACATCATTACAAAATAAATAACAATATTTTATGTAACACCCTTCTTATACTAGTTAACAATATACTGATCATTATAAAATATCAGGACTAGTTAATTTGAATTAACAAAATTATCAACTAAAATTCAAACAATAAATATGCTCTTTATTTGGCTTTAGAATACTAAGATTTAAATAAATTAAGGTCTAGATCAAGATATCAGAAGTAAAAAGGGGAAAACTGAGTTTTAAGAACTAGACCTTAATGAGAATATGGCGGAATGGACGGGACTCGAACCCGCGACCCCCTGCGTGACAGGCAGGTATTCTAACCAACTGAACTACCACTCCGTTATGGTGCCGACTGCCGGAATCGAACTGGCGACCTACTGATTACAAGTCAGTTGCTCTACCTATTGAGCTAAGTCGGCGACTATGAGTATGTATTATAGCTCTTTTTCAAAAGCTGTCAACAATGTTTTAGAAATTTTTTTTAATTTAATGGAATTATATCGTATTGATTGTATATATGACTATTTTCTACTTT containing:
- a CDS encoding anthranilate synthase component 1, producing the protein MSVKEPEKFLASHIYNIDYQEDLNKCFANLCTNKKNTILLESAEIDTKDKLKSILVLNSALRIACIENKVFMKPLSKNGEYALKEIQKNIKDGVEYIYNNKQLILTFKSIKDYQLNEHQKLKKQSVFDALRIIKDSFEIYNEFSIFLAGLFAYDVVASFENIGKVKRKNKCPDYVFYLADTILVSDHQEQKTFIQVNSFGHQTITDLEDSVAAIKQNINNDIELKVEKFKNLEPKESVNDRDFCNIVDKLKSHIINGDIFQVVPSRSFFLPCQNSLEVYKELKRTNPSPYMFYMQDEDFILFGASPESALKYQKSTNQVEIYPIAGTRRRAKNIDGSINADLDSRIELELRLDAKENAEHMMLVDLARNDVARISKTGTRYVADLLKVDRYSHVMHLVSRVVGQLADDLDALHAYQASMNMGTLTGAPKIKAMQLISEVEKHTRGGYGGAIGYFNGYGDLDSCIVIRSAYVEDQIAEIQAGAGVVLDSIPIAEADETRTKAQAVISAIKNVHGV
- the trpR gene encoding trp operon repressor, producing MNTYNNGWQQLINILSENSDSQDISIICDFLLTKEEKEQLSKRVLLTKELIRKAKSQREISKEIGISICTVTRCSNALKDCSTRVKEIFSENIKKIGE
- a CDS encoding aminodeoxychorismate/anthranilate synthase component II — its product is MANIIFIDNFDSFSYNLVDEFRVLGNHVEVFRNNLYLDVLLDKINSVENPIVVISPGPGNPASAGCIVDLISILKGKIPIIGICLGHQAIIEAYGGIVSHANEIVHGKTAKVKFIKHDIFKDLESPLNVARYHSLVAIKVPTDLEIVAEVNDLVMAVVDDKNKVCGLQFHPESIMTIHGSKLLDNIVRWVQQ